The proteins below come from a single Drosophila kikkawai strain 14028-0561.14 chromosome 3R, DkikHiC1v2, whole genome shotgun sequence genomic window:
- the asp gene encoding protein abnormal spindle, which produces MSAFEITVTPSRLKQKKRIEGREPAVVVMAPFSAKAIVQFEDVPVTKTARRQVRVINPSDDDIEVKVTNAIPEEHNLSLEWRSHKVPARDEVVMELVWSPQLEVACKETLQLIDNRNFRKEVMIILKSRSNQPVKNPRKFPTVGKTLQLKSPTGGAKKSIASAVVQQKKRLSTAVAAPASKPTWRPSVASRPAARPPTRAPAPAPAPLTEKNVYKQEPVYISPQPRSLKENLSPMTPGNLLDVIDNLRFTPLTETRGKDPATIMPDNLAAWPTPDLRGGKSMPSDMKPRRITPDDLEDQAPTNKTFDVRHSETINLSVDTLDCSRSEMILQTTTTIHHATHTRALECIREEEGGSSPPRNPTKGRAPDLKRDIQLVGSPLRKYSESMKDLSLVSTQAKFAIQGSMPNLNEMKIRSIEQNRYYQEQQVQMEKENCLISSSSSEASLVGQQDVLFNQNEILAQSSRFNLHELGRKSRRGSPVKHGNPHKRRSHELSFSDSPSNESLHRQDTMLISPPKKQRVEDTSLLRSAAPANASARSSGAHAWTHTQPKKFKLATTLALMKKTTTPRKVRETSGVQAPVKLYDSELYMQTYINPDPFAATTTADPFLASTMYLDEQAVERHQADFKKWLNALVSIPADLDADSDSKIDVGRLFNEVRNKELVVAPTKEEQSMNYLTKYRLETLRRAAVDLFFSEQMRLPCSKVAVYVNKQALRIRSDRNLHLDVVMQRTILELLLCFNPLWLRLGLEVVFGEKIQMQSNRDIVGLSTFILNRLFRNKFEEQRYSKAYTLTEEYAETIKKHTLQKILFLLLFLDQAKQKRIVKHNPCLFVKKSPHKETRDILLRFSSELLANIGDITRELRRLGYVLQHRQTFLDEFDYAFNNLAVDLRDGVRLTRVMEVILLRDDLTRQLRVPAISRLQRIFNVKLALGALGEANFELGGDINAPDIVDGHREKTLSLLWQIIYKFRSPKFHAAAAVLQKWWRQRWLSVVIQRRIRHKELMRRHRAATKIQAVFRGHQMRKYAKLFKEERIQATIVLQKYTRRFLAQKQLYHTYHSIVSIQRWWRAQQLGRQCRQRFLEHRQAAIFLQHIWRRRLFAEKLLAAAATARLQRSQKQQAAASFIQMQWRSFKLGKLQRQEYLRQREVIVLVQQRIRAKWSMEKQRTEFLRLRKSVVNMQQRWRAKLLMRQQKAYYLCLRSHVVKIQAYRRATIQMRIESHKYQTMRKSAIWVQQHLRATWKMREERAKYTNLRQAIILIQRRFHLHQAMIKDRCNYLKERQCIINVQQRWRATLLMRCQRDSYKRLQLSARFIQNQYRAKLQMQKQRQEYLQLRKAALVIQQRWRALLQMRQQRQQYLQLREVTIKLQQRFRAHKAMRFLRAKYRGTQAAVSCIQMHWRGHLLRKQQRNSFLELRQAAVILQRRYRARLAMKKQLSSYIQLKKAAINIQNRYRAKLEMRKQQSLYQKQRNALIKIQQRYRGKLEMKKQMREYQKQRKAVIRLQLWWRSLRDMRKLKEGYRRARTSSLTIQRKWRATVQARLQRQIFLDTIRKVRLLQQFIRATLLMRQQRRDFEMKRKAAVVLQSRFRARQAMLKARQEYHSLRSSAILVQRRFRANCSMKRQRQQFVQLRQVTIHLQQKFRGKRLMHEQREHFLLLSKSLPDFQAHVRGFLARKRFQALMTPEMKELIRQKRAAKVIQRYWRGYLTRRRQRNQELLAIRKRLAQLRLEAKTTNSVRCRLQEAVRFLRGRFIASDALAVLKRLDELSRTVPHLLMGCSEFMSTFCYGIMAQAIRSEVDKQLIERCSRIILNLARYNTANTFQEGGLVTIAQMLLRWCDKDSEIFNTLCTLIWVFAHCPKKRRIIHNFMTTTEAIYMVRETKKLVVRKEKMKQNARKPLVVPMGRYQTNKAPVFTKSALPSLEPDFGIIRFSPYTFVSSVFAFDTILCKLQVDMF; this is translated from the exons ATGAGCGCATTCGAG ATCACAGTGACGCCGTCGCGCCTGAAGCAGAAGAAGCGCATCGAGGGACGCGAGCCCGCCGTGGTGGTCATGGCTCCGTTCTCGGCCAAGGCGATTGTGCAGTTCGAGGACGTGCCCGTAACCAAGACGGCCCGGCGCCAAGTGCGCGTCATCAACCCCAGCGACGACGACATTGAG GTCAAGGTGACGAATGCCATTCCCGAGGAGCACAACCTGAGCCTCGAGTGGCGGTCGCACAAGGTGCCCGCCCGCGACGAAGTGGTCATGGAGCTGGTCTGGAGTCCCCAGCTGGAGGTGGCCTGCAAGGAGACGCTGCAGCTGATAGACAATCGCAATTTCCGCAAGGAGGTGATGATCATACTCAAAAGCAGAAGCAACCAGCCGGTCAAG AACCCGCGCAAATTTCCCACCGTGGGCAAAACCCTGCAGCTGAAGTCGCCGACGGGCGGCGCCAAGAAAAGCATTGCCTCAGCGGTGGTGCAGCAAAAGAAGCGACTGTCCACAGCGGTGGCAGCTCCTGCTTCGAAGCCCACCTGGCGGCCGTCTGTGGCTTCTCGTCCTGCTGCCCGTCCCCCGACCcgtgctcctgctcctgctccagctccgcTCACAGAGAAGAATGTGTACAAGCAGGAGCCCGTCTATATATCCCCACAGCCGCGCAGCCTCAAGGAGAACCTGAGTCCCATGACGCCGGGCAATCTGCTCGACGTGATCGACAATCTGCGCTTCACACCGCTCACCGAGACCCGCGGCAAGGATCCGGCAACCATTATGCCGGACAACCTGGCTGCATGGCCCACTCCCGACCTCAGGGGAGGCAAGAGCATGCCAAGCGACATGAAACCCCGACGCATTACGCCCGATGACCTGGAGGATCAGGCGCCCACAAACAAGACCTTCGATGTGCGCCACTCGGAGACCATAAATCTTTCCGTGGACACTTTGGACTGCTCCCGGTCGGAGATGATCTTGCAGACCACCACAACCATTCACCATGCCACGCACACCAGAGCCCTGGAATGCATTCGCGAGGAGGAGGGCGGCTCCAGTCCCCCAAGAAACCCAACCAAGGGCAGGGCACCTGATTTGAAAAGAGACATCCAGCTAGTGGGCTCTCCACTGCGAAAGTATTCCGAGTCCATGAAAGATCTGTCGCTGGTTTCGACGCAAGCCAAGTTTGCCATCCAAGGCTCCATGCCGAATCTCAACGAGATGAAGATCCGGTCCATTGAACAGAATCGCTACTACCAGGAGCAGCAGGTTCAGATGGAGAAGGAGAATTGCCTGATCAGCTCCTCCAGCAGTGAGGCTAGTCTGGTGGGCCAGCAGGATGTGCTCTTCAACCAAAACGAGATCCTGGCCCAGAGTAGTCGCTTCAATCTTCACGAACTGGGACGCAAGTCGCGCAGGGGCAGTCCTGTGAAGCATGGAAATCCCCACAAGCGTCGCTCCCACGAGCTGAGCTTCTCCGATTCGCCCAGCAATGAATCTTTGCATCGCCAAGACACCATGCTCATCTCTCCGCCCAAGAAGCAGCGAGTGGAGGACACGAGCCTGCTGAGGAGCGCTGCCCCAGCCAATGCCTCTGCCCGCAGCTCTGGAGCTCATGCctggacacacacacagcccaAGAAGTTCAAGCTGGCCACCACCTTGGCCCTGATGAAGAAGACCACCACGCCGAGGAAGGTTAGGGAGACTAGCGGCGTCCAGGCTCCCGTAAAGCTCTACGACTCTGAGCTGTACATGCAGACGTACATCAACCCAGATCCTTTTGCGGCCACCACCACAGCGGATCCCTTTCTGGCCTCCACCATGTACCTGGACGAGCAGGCGGTGGAACGGCATCAAGCGGACTTCAAGAAGTGGCTGAATGCGCTGGTTTCCATACCCGCCGATCTCGATGCGGATTCCGACAGCAAGATAGACGTGGGCAGGCTTTTCAACGAGGTGCGCAACAAGGAGCTGGTGGTGGCGCCCACCAAGGAAGAGCAGTCCATGAACTATCTCACCAAATACCGCCTGGAAACTCTGCGCCGGGCAGCCGTGGATCTCTTCTTCAGCGAGCAAATGCGCCTGCCTTGCTCCAAGGTGGCCGTGTACGTGAACAAGCAGGCCCTGCGCATCCGCAGCGATCGGAATCTGCACCTGGATGTCGTGATGCAGCGCACTATATTGGAACTGCTGCTGTGCTTCAATCCACTTTGGCTGCGCCTCGGACTGGAGGTGGTCTTCGGAGAGAAGATCCAAATGCAGTCCAACAGGGATATTGTGGGCCTCAGCACCTTTATCCTCAATCGCTTGTTCCGGAATAAGTTCGAGGAGCAGAGGTACAGCAAGGCCTACACCCTCACCGAGGAGTATGCGGAGACCATCAAGAAGCACACTTTGCAGAAGATCCTCTTCCTGCTGCTCTTCCTCGACCAGGCCAAACAGAAGCGCATCGTCAAGCACAATCCCTGCCTGTTTGTGAAAAAGTCACCGCACAAGGAGACCCGGGACATCCTGCTGCGCTTCTCCTCGGAGCTGCTGGCCAACATCGGGGACATCACACGGGAGCTGCGTCGCCTGGGCTATGTGCTCCAGCACCGACAGACCTTCCTGGACGAGTTCGACTACGCTTTTAACAACCTAGCCGTGGATTTGAGGGATGGCGTGAGGTTGACCCGCGTCATGGAGGTCATTCTCCTGCGGGATGATCTAACTCGCCAGTTGAGAGTGCCCGCCATTTCGCGTCTCCAGCGCATCTTCAACGTCAAGCTAGCTCTGGGCGCCCTGGGTGAAGCCAATTTCGAGCTAGGCGGCGACATCAACGCCCCGGACATTGTGGACGGGCATCGCGAGAAGACGCTCTCCCTGCTTTGGCAGATTATCTACAAGTTCCGTTCGCCCAAGTTCCATGCCGCCGCCGCGGTGCTCCAGAAATGGTGGCGCCAACGCTGGCTGAGTGTGGTTATCCAGAGGCGCATACGCCACAAGGAACTGATGCGCCGACACCGGGCGGCCACTAAAATCCAGGCTGTTTTCCGCGGCCACCAGATGCGTAAATATGCCAAGTTATTCAAGGAGGAGCGCATTCAGGCAACCATTGTCCTTCAGAAGTACACGCGTCGCTTTCTGGCCCAGAAGCAGCTTTACCATACCTACCACAGCATCGTCTCTATCCAGCGCTGGTGGCGTGCCCAGCAGCTGGGCAGGCAGTGCCGTCAAAGGTTCTTGGAGCACCGGCAAGCCGCAATCTTTCTGCAGCATATCTGGCGGCGTCGTCTTTTTGCCGAGAAGCTACTGGCAGCTGCGGCCACAGCGCGTCTACAGCGTTCCCAGAAGCAACAGGCAGCTGCCAGTTTTATTCAGATGCAGTGGCGCAGCTTTAAGTTGGGTAAACTTCAGCGGCAGGAATACCTACGCCAGAGGGAGGTCATTGTCTTGGTTCAGCAGAGGATAAGGGCCAAGTGGAGCATGGAGAAGCAGCGAACAGAGTTCCTGCGACTCCGCAAATCGGTGGTCAACATGCAGCAGCGCTGGCGAGCCAAGCTACTGATGCGGCAGCAGAAAGCGTACTACCTATGCCTACGCTCCCATGTGGTCAAGATCCAGGCTTACAGAAGGGCCACCATCCAGATGAGAATAGAGTCGCATAAATACCAGACTATGAGGAAGAGTGCCATTTGGGTGCAGCAGCATCTGAGGGCCACCTGGAAAATGCGAGAGGAGAGAGCCAAGTATACAAATCTGCGTCAGGCTATAATCCTCATTCAGAGAAGGTTTCATTTACATCAAGCTATGATCAAGGATCGCTGTAATTACCTCAAAGAGCGTCAGTGCATCATCAATGTCCAGCAACGCTGGCGGGCCACCTTGCTGATGCGCTGCCAGAGGGATAGCTACAAAAGGCTTCAACTTTCCGCCAGATTCATTCAAAACCAATACAGAGCCAAGCTCCAAATGCAGAAGCAGCGCCAGGAGTATCTGCAACTAAGGAAAGCAGCTCTGGTGATTCAACAACGCTGGCGGGCCCTGCTCCAAATGCGACAGCAACGTCAGCAATACCTGCAACTGCGTGAGGTGACCATCAAGTTACAGCAACGATTCCGGGCCCATAAGGCCATGAGATTCCTGCGGGCCAAGTACCGAGGCACTCAGGCGGCCGTAAGCTGTATCCAAATGCACTGGCGGGGTCATCTGCTGAGAAAGCAGCAGCGAAACAGTTTTCTAGAGCTACGCCAGGCAGCTGTCATACTGCAGAGAAGATACCGAGCTCGTCTGGCCATGAAGAAGCAGTTGAGCAGCTACATTCAGCTTAAAAAAGCAGCTATTAATATACAGAATCGCTACCGGGCCAAGCTAGAGATGCGTAAGCAGCAGTCTCTTTACCAAAAGCAAAGAAACGCCCTCATCAAAATCCAGCAGAGATATCGCGGCAAGCTGGAGATGAAAAAGCAGATGAGAGAATATCAAAAGCAGCGTAAAGCTGTGATCCGCCTTCAACTTTGGTGGCGCAGTCTGCGGGACATGCGGAAACTGAAAGAAGGCTACCGGCGAGCGCGTACCAGCTCCCTAACCATCCAGCGCAAGTGGCGGGCCACTGTACAAGCTCGTCTTCAGAGGCAGATATTCCTGGACACCATACGCAAGGTTCGACTCCTGCAGCAGTTCATCCGAGCCACTCTTTTGATGCGACAGCAGCGCAGGGACTTTGAAATGAAGCGCAAGGCAGCTGTGGTTTTGCAAAGCCGTTTCCGTGCCCGTCAAGCCATGTTGAAGGCTCGCCAGGAATATCATTCATTAAGGTCTTCTGCTATCCTAGTGCAGCGCCGGTTCCGTGCCAATTGCAGCATGAAACGCCAACGCCAACAGTTTGTTCAGCTACGCCAGGTGACCATCCATTTGCAGCAGAAATTCCGCGGCAAGCGGTTAATGCATGAGCAGCGGGAGCATTTCCTTTTGCTAAGCAAGTCTCTGCCGGACTTCCAGGCCCATGTCCGAGGCTTTTTGGCCCGCAAACGTTTCCAGGCTTTGATGACGCCCGAGATGAAGGAACTGATACGCCAAAAGCGTGCTGCCAAGGTGATTCAACGCTATTGGCGTGGCTATCTTACCCGAAGGCGCCAGCGTAACCAGGAGCTGTTGGCCATCCGCAAACGCCTGGCCCAGCTAAGGCTGGAGGCCAAGACCACAAACTCGGTGCGCTGCAGGTTGCAGGAGGCGGTGAGATTCTTGCGCGGACGCTTTATAGCCTCAGATGCCTTGGCTGTGCTGAAAAGGCTGG ATGAACTCTCCCGCACAGTGCCGCATCTGCTGATGGGTTGCTCCGAGTTTATGTCCACTTTCTGCTATGGAATCATGGCCCAGGCCATACGCTCGGAGGTGGATAAGCAGCTGATTGAGCGCTGCAGCCGCATTATCCTGAATCTGGCCCGCTATAACACTGCGAATACGTTCCAGGAAGGAGGCTTGGTGACCATAGCCCAGATGCTGTTGCGCTGGTGCGACAAGGACAGCGAAATCTTCAATACTTTGTGCACGCTCATCTGGGTGTTTGCCCACTGTCCCAAGAAAAGAAGG ATCATTCACAACTTTATGACCACCACGGAGGCCATTTACATGGTTCGCGAAACAAAGAAGCTGGTGGTTCGCAAGGAGAAGATGAAGCAGAATGCCCGCAAGCCTCTAGTTGTACCCATGGGACGCTATCAGACGAACAAGGCGCCTGTTTTCACCAAGAGCGCTTTGCCCAGCCTGGAGCCGGACTTTGGCATCATACGGTTCAGCCCCTACACCTTCGTCTCCTCGGTGTTTGCCTTCGACACCATACTATGCAAGCTGCAGGTGGACATGTTCTAG
- the AstA gene encoding allatostatin-A: MNSLHAHLLLLAVCCVGYIACSPVIGQDQRSPIAGDSDADVLLAADEMPDNGGDNIDKRVERYAFGLGRRAYMYTNGGPGMKRLPVYNFGLGKRSRPYSFGLGKRSDYDYDQENEIDYRVPPANYLGAESRVRPGRQNKRTTRPQPFNFGLGRR; this comes from the exons ATGAACTCCCTACACGCccacctcctgctgctggccgtGTGCTGTGTGGGCTATATTGCCTGCTCCCCAGTTATTGGCCAGGATCAGCGCAGTCCGATCGCCGGCGACAGCGATGCCGATGTCCTGTTGGCCGCCGACGAGATGCCCGACAATGGCGGCGACAATATAGATAAGCGTGTGGAGCGATATGCCTTTGGCCTGGGTCGCCGGGCCTATATGTACACGAACGGCGGACCTGGGATGAAACGGCTGCCAGTCTACAACTTCGGACTGGGCAAGCGGTCCCGTCCCTACTCCTTTGGTCTGGGCAAACGCAGCGACTATGACTACGACCAGGAAAACGAAATTGACTACAGGGTGCCGCCAGCGAACTACTTGGGAGCCGAGAGCAGGG TGCGACCTGGCCGGCAGAACAAGCGAACGACGCGTCCGCAGCCCTTCAACTTTGGCCTGGGACGACGTTAA
- the tld gene encoding dorsal-ventral patterning protein tolloid — protein sequence MRHWENFTCIKFVERDAKLHANYIYFTVKNCGCCSFLGKHGNGRQPISIGRNCEKFGIIIHELGHTIGFHHEHARGDRDKHIIINKANIMRGQEYNFDVLSPEEVDLPLLPYDYNSIMHYAKNSFSKSSYLDTITPIGIPQGTHVELGQRRRLSEGDIVQANLLYKCAACGRTYQQNSGLIVGPHFVYSGNGVLSEFEGSGDAGEAGEESEFDASLTNCEWRITATNGEKVILHLQQLQLMSSDDCSQDYLEIRDGYWHRSPLVRRLCGNVSGEVIQTQTSRMLLNYVNRNAAKGYRGFKARFEVVCGGDILLTRDQSIDSPNYPMDYMPDKECVWRITAPENHQVALKFQSFELEKRDGCAYDFVEIRDGNSSDSRLIGRFCGDKLPPNIKTRSHQMYIRFVSDGSVQKLGFSAALLLDVDECRFMDHGCQHVCINTLGSYQCGCHAGYELQANGKTCENACGGVVDATKSNGSLYSPSYPDMYPNAKQCVWEVVAPPNHAVFLNFTHFDLEGTRFQYTKCNYDYLIIYSKLRDNRLKKIGIYCGNDLPPVVNSEQTVLRLEFHSDRTVQRSGFVAQFVIDEDECSVNNGGCQHRCRNTFGSYQCSCRNGYTLAENGHNCTETRCKFEITSSYGVLQSPNYPEDYPRNIYCYWHFQTVLGHRIQLTFHDFAVENHQECIYDYVAIYDGRSENSSTLGIYCGGREPYDVIASTNEMFMVLASDAGLQRRGFKATFVSECGGYLRATNHSQTFYSHPRYGSRPYKRNMYCDWRIQADPESSVKIRFLHFEIEYSESCDFDYLEVTEEGYSMNTIHGRFCGKRKPPIIISNSDTLLLRFHTDESNSLRGFAIAFMAVDPPEDSAGEDFEAVTPFPGYLKSMYSSETASDSLARAHLLPPSRLM from the exons ATGCGCCACTGGGAGAACTTTACCTGCATTAAGTTCGTGGAAAGGGATGCCAAGCTGCATGCcaactatatttatttcacaGTCAAGAATTGCGG TTGCTGCTCCTTTCTGGGCAAGCACGGCAACGGTCGCCAGCCCATCTCCATAGGACGCAATTGCGAAAAGTTTGGCATTATCATCCACGAACTGGGCCACACCATTGGCTTCCACCATGAGCATGCCCGCGGCGACAGGGACAAgcacatcatcatcaacaagGCCAATATTATGAGGGGCCAGGAGTACAACTTCGATGTCCTGTCGCCCGAAGAGGTGGACCTGCCCCTGCTGCCCTACGACTACAACTCCATAATGCACTATGCCAAGAACTCCTTCTCCAAGAGCTCCTACCTGGACACCATCACGCCCATTGGAATTCCGCAGGGAACCCACGTGGAGCTGGGTCAGCGAAGGCGCCTCAGTGAGGGTGACATTGTCCAGGCCAACTTGCTCTACAAGTGCGCCGCCTGCGGGCGGACCTACCAGCAGAATTCTGGATTAATAGTGGGCCCTCACTTTGTCTACTCCGGCAATGGAGTGCTCAGCGAGTTTGAGGGCAGTGGCGATGCTGGCGAGGCAGGAGAGGAGTCTGAATTCGATGCCTCGCTAACCAACTGCGAGTGGCGCATCACGGCCACGAACGGTGAGAAGGTCATCCTgcatctgcagcagctgcagctgatgAGCTCCGACGACTGCTCGCAGGATTACCTGGAGATCAGGGATGGCTACTGGCACCGTTCGCCGCTGGTGCGACGCCTCTGCGGCAATGTCAGCGGTGAGGTCATCCAGACCCAGACAAGTCGCATGCTCCTCAATTATGTAAACCGGAATGCAGCCAAAGGTTATCGAGGGTTCAAGGCGAGATTTGAGG tTGTCTGCGGCGGAGACATCCTCTTAACCAGGGATCAATCCATAGACTCTCCCAACTATCCCATGGACTACATGCCCGACAAGGAGTGCGTGTGGCGCATCACGGCTCCGGAGAACCACCAGGTGGCTTTGAAATTCCAAAGCTTTGAGCTGGAGAAGCGCGATGGCTGTGCCTACGACTTTGTGGAGATACGGGATGGTAACAGCAGCGATTCCAGACTGATTGGACGCTTTTGTGGAGACAAGTTGCCGCCCAATATAAA AACCCGCAGCCATCAGATGTACATCCGATTCGTCTCCGATGGTTCCGTGCAAAAGCTGGGCTTCTCCGCCGCCCTCCTGCTTGACGTGGACGAGTGCCGGTTCATGGATCATGGCTGCCAGCACGTGTGCATCAACACTCTAGGAAGCTACCAATGCGGCTGCCATGCCGGCTACGAGCTGCAGGCCAATGGCAAGACCTGCGAGAATGCCTGCGGCGGAGTCGTGGATGCCACCAAGTCAAATGGTTCCTTATACTCTCCCTCGTATCCGGATATGTATCCCAATGCCAAGCAGTGTGTATGGGAGGTGGTGGCTCCGCCGAACCACGCAGTCTTCCTGAATTTCACCCACTTTGATCTGGAGGGCACACGTTTCCAGTACACCAAGTGCAATTATGATTATCTCATCATCTACTCGAAGCTGAGGGACAATCGGTTGAAGAAGATTGGGATTTACTGCGGCAACGATCTGCCGCCGGTGGTTAACTCGGAGCAGACTGTCCTAAGGCTGGAGTTCCACTCGGATAGGACTGTGCAGCGGAGTGGCTTTGTGGCCCAGTTTGTGATAG ATGAGGACGAGTGCTCGGTCAACAATGGTGGCTGCCAGCATAGGTGCCGGAATACCTTTGGCTCCTACCAGTGCAGCTGCCGTAATGGATACACCCTGGCCGAGAATGGCCACAACTGCACGGAGACACGTTGCAAGTTCGAAATCACCAGCTCTTATGGCGTGCTGCAGAGCCCCAACTATCCGGAGGACTACCCGCGCAACATATACTGCTACTGGCACTTCCAAACCGTCCTCGGCCACCGCATCCAGCTGACCTTCCACGACTTTGCCGTGGAGAACCACCAGGAGTGCATCTACGACTACGTGGCCATCTACGACGGCCGCTCGGAGAACAGCTCCACGCTCGGCATCTACTGCGGCGGTCGGGAGCCGTACGACGTGATCGCCTCCACCAACGAGATGTTCATGGTTTTGGCCTCGGACGCGGGACTACAGCGGCGGGGCTTCAAGGCCACCTTCGTCTCCGAGTGCGGCGGCTACCTGAGGGCCACGAATCACTCGCAGACCTTCTACTCGCATCCAAGGTACGGGAGCAGGCCGTACAAACGGAACATGTACTGCGACTGGCGCATCCAGGCGGACCCCGAGAGCAGTGTCAAGATCCGTTTCCTGCACTTTGAAATCGAGTACTCAGAGTCGTGCGATTTTGACTACCTGGAGGTCACCGAGGAGGGTTACTCGATGAACACCATTCATGGACGCTTCTGTGGGAAGCGGAAGCCTCCAATAATCATTTCCAACTCGGACACCTTGTTGCTCCGCTTCCACACGGACGAGAGCAACTCCCTGCGTGGCTTCGCCATAGCCTTCATGGCCGTCGATCCGCCGGAGGACTCTGCCGGTGAGGACTTTGAGGCGGTCACGCCCTTTCCGGGCTACCTCAAGAGCATGTACTCCTCGGAGACGGCCAGCGACAGCCTGGCAAGGGCCCACCTCCTGCCGCCGAGCAGACTGATGTGA